Genomic segment of Streptomyces sp. NBC_01210:
GTCCACCTCGGCGAGCGCGAGTGCTCGTTGCAGCGCCGCCACCAGAAGATCATCGAGGAGGCGCCGAGCGTCCTGCTGGACGAGAAGACCCGCGCCGCGATGGGCGAGGCCGCGGTCCAGGCGGCCCGCTCGTGCGGCTACCGGGGCGCGGGCACGGTGGAGTTCATCGTCCCTGGCCATGACCCGTCCGCGTACTACTTCATGGAGATGAACACCCGCCTCCAGGTCGAGCACCCGGTGACGGAGCTCATCACCGGCCTGGACCTGGTCGAGTGGCAACTGCGGGTCGCGGCGGGCGAGCAACTGCCCTTCGCGCAGGAGGACATCAGCCTCACGGGCCATGCGGTCGAGGCCCGTGTCTGCGCGGAGGACCCCGCACGCGGCTTCCTGCCCTCGGGCGGCACGGTCCTCGCGCTGCACGAGCCGCAGGGCGACGGGGTGCGCACCGACTCGGGCCTGGCCGAGGGCACGGAGGTCGGCAGCCTGTACGACCCGATGCTGTCGAAGGTCATCGCGTACGGCCCGGACCGCCCGACCGCCCTGCGCAGACTGCGCGCGGCTCTCGCGGACACGGTCACCCTCGGCGTCCCGACGAACGCGGGCTTCCTGCGCCGTCTGCTGGCCCACGGGTCGGTGGTCTCCGGCGACCTGGACACGGGCCTGGTGGAGCGCGAGGCGGACGACCTGGTCCCGGAAGGTGTCCCGGACGAGGTGTACGCGGCGGCCGCGGCGGTACGACTGGCCGGGCTGAGTCCGCGGCGGGGTGCGGGCTGGGTGGACCCCTTCTCGGTGTCGAACGCCTGGCGCCTGGGCGGCACCCCCGCCTGGACGGTCCATGACTTCCGTATCCCTGGCCGCGACCCGGTGCATGTGCGCACGCGCGCGGTGGCCGGAACCACGGAGATCGCGCTCGGCGAAGCCGCGGCGGCGGCCGGTGCGGAGCTGCCCGGCCGGGGGGCCGGCATCCGCCTTGTCGCGCTCGAGCCCGGCCGGGTGACGATCGAACTCGACGGCGTCACCCACACCTTCACCCACGCCCCCTCCCCGGAGGGGACCTGGCTCGGCCAGGACGGCGACAGCTGGCACGTCCTGGACCACGACCCGGTCGAGGCCTCCCTGAGCGGCGCCGCGCACGCCGGCGCCGACACCCTGGCCGCACCGATGCCGGGCACCGTCACCGTGGTGAAGGTCGCCGTCGGGGACGAGGTCGACGCGGGCCAGAGTCTGCTGGTCGTCGAGGCGATGAAGATGGAACACGTCATCTCCGCCCCGCACGCCGGCACCGTCACCGAGCTGGACGTCACACCCGGCTCGACCGTCGCCATGGACCAGATCCTGGCGGTCGTCACCCCGAGGGAGGACGCATGACCGACGGGCTGCCCATGGCCGTTCCCGTGCAGGATCTGCCGCCCCGCGTCCGTATCCACGAGGTCGGCGCCCGCGACGGGCTGCAGAACGAGAAAACGGTCGTTCCGACCGAGGTCAAGGCCGAGTTCATCCACCGGCTCGCCGACGCCGGTCTGACGACGATCGAGGCGACCAGCTTCGTCCACCCCAAGTGGGTGCCCCAACTCGCCGACGCCGAGCAGCTGTTCCCGCTGCTCGGCGACATCGAAGGCGTCGCGCTGCCCGTCCTCGTACCGAACGAACGCGGGCTCGAGCGGGCAACGGCCCTCGGTGCGCGCCGGATCGCCGTGTTCGGATCGGCGACCGAGACCTTCGCGCAGCGCAATCTCAACCGCACCGTCGGCGAGTCGCTCGCCATGTTCGAGCCGGTCGTCGCCAAGGCCCGCGCCGACAAGATCCATGTCCGCGGCTATCTCTCCATGTGCTTCGGCGACCCGTGGGAGGGCCCGGTCCCGGTCCACCAGGTCGTCCGGGTCGCCAAGCAGCTGATGGACCTCGGCTGCGACGAACTGAGTCTCGGCGACACCATCGGCGTGGCCACGCCCGGCCATGTGCAGAGCCTGCTCGCCGAGCTCAACGAGGAGGGCGTGCCCACCTCGGCGATCGGCGTGCACTTCCACGACACCTACGGGCAGGCCCTCTCCAACACCTTCGCCGCGCTCCAGCACGGTGTGACCACCGTGGACGCCTCCGCGGGCGGCCTCGGCGGCTGCCCGTACGCGAAGAGCGCGACCGGAAACCTCGCCACCGAAGACCTCGTGTGGATGCTCGACGGCCTCGGCATCGAATCCGGGGTCGACCTCGGCCGGCTCACCGCCACCAGCGCGTGGATGGCCGAACAGCTGGGCCGTCCAAGCCCCTCCCGCACCGTGCGTGCCCTCTCCCACAAGGAGTCGTAGCAATGTCGCTCGACCATCGCCTCACCCCTGAACACGAGGAACTGCGCCGCACCGTCGAGGCGTTCGCGCACGACGTCGTCGCACCGAAGATCGGCGACTTCTACGAGCGCCATGAGTTCCCGTACGAGATCGTCCGCGAGATGGGCCGGATGGGCCTGTTCGGACTGCCCTTCCCCGAGGAGTACGGCGGCATGGGCGGCGACTATCTCGCCCTCGGCATCGCCCTCGAGGAGCTGGCGCGCGTCGACTCGTCCGTCGCGATCACGCTCGAGGCGGGCGTCTCGCTGGGCGCGATGCCGGTCTACCGCTTCGGCACGGAGGAGCAGAAGCAGGAGTGGCTGCCGCGGCTCTGCTCGGGCGAGCTGCTCGGCGCGTTCGGGCTGACCGAGCCCGGCGCCGGCTCGGACGCGGGGGGCACAAGGACGACGGCCGTCCGGGACGGCGACGAGTGGGTCATCAACGGCTCCAAGTGCTTCATCACCAACTCCGGTACGGACATCACGGGCCTGGTGACCGTCACGGCGGTCACCGGCCGCACGCCCGACGGCAAGCCGCTGATCTCCTCGATCATCGTCCCGTCCGGCACTCCCGGCTTCACCGTCGCCGCGCCCTACTCCAAGGTCGGGTGGAACGCCTCGGACACCCGCGAACTGTCCTTCGACGACGTCCGGGTGCCGCTCGCCAACCTGCTCGGCGAGGAGGGCCGCGGATACGCCCAGTTCCTGCGGATCCTCGACGAGGGCCGGATCGCCATCTCGGCGCTGGCGACCGGGCTCGCGCAGGGCTGTGTGGACGAGTCCGTGAAGTACGCCAAGGAGCGACACGCCTTCGGAAGGCCAATCGGCGCCAACCAGGCGATCCAGTTCAAGATCGCCGACATGGAGATGCGGGCGCATATGGCCCGGGTCGGCTGGCGGGACGCGGCCTCGCGTCTCGTCCAGGGTGAGCCGTTCAAGAAGGAGGCGGCGCTGGCGAAGCTGTACTCGTCGACCGTCGCCGTCGACAACGCCCGCGAGGCCACCCAGATCCATGGCGGCTACGGCTTCATGAACGAGTACCCGGTGGCCAGGATGTGGCGGGACTCCAAGATCCTGGAGATCGGCGAGGGCACGAGCGAGGTCCAGCGGATGCTGATCGCACGGGAGTTGGGCCTGTCCGGCTGACGCGCGCGTGAACGGGGGGCAGCCCGGAAAGGGTCGCCCCCCGTTCTCGTTCGGGCCGCCTTCGGACCGGCTGCGGGCCGCCTTTCGGGGTCCGGTCTGCGCATCGGGCCTCGATGTGCGCATCGCGGCAGACGCCCGCTGGACAGAAGATAAGGTTAGGCTAACCTACCTTTCGAACTGCCAGTGGCCGAACCGGCACGCACGAAAACGGACATCATCATGCCCAACGCCCGTCCTTCCCGTCTCACCCGTCGCGGCGTGCTCGCCGCGGGCAGCGCCCTCGGGCTCGGCATCGCGCTCGCCGCCTGCGGCAAGAGCGACGACAAGGGCGGCTCGGGCAAGGCCGCCGAGAAGTCCGGCCCCTGGTCCTTCAAGGACGACCGCGGCACGAACGTCCAGTTGAAGACGACCCCGAGGAACATCGTCGCGTTCATCGGCACCGCCGCGGCCCTGTACGACTACGGCGTCGAGGTCAAGGGCGTCTTCGGCCCGACCAAGGGCAAGGACGACAAGCCCGACGTCCAGGCCGGCGACCTCGACATCAACAAGGTCGAGATCATCGGCAATGTCTACGGCGAGTTCAAGATCGAGCAGTACGCGGCCCTGAGCCCCGAGCTGCTGATCACCAACATGTGGGCCAAGGACGACCCGTGGTACGTCCCGCCGCAGTCCAAGGACAAGATCATGAAGCTGGCTCCCAGCGTTCTGCTGTGGGCGGCCGGAACCACCATGCAGAAGGCGCTGCAGCGCCACGCCGAGCTCGCCGAGTCCCTCGGCGGTGACGTCAAGGGCAAGCAGGCCGCTGCCGCCAAGGCCCGCTTCGAGAAGGCCGCGGCCCGGCTGCGCGCGGCCGCCAAGGCCAAGCCGGACATCAAGGTGCTCATCGGCTCCGCCAGCCAGGACCTCTTCTACGTCTCCGTGCCGAAGATGTCCGCCGACACCCTGTACTTCCAGGAGCTGGGCGTGAGGTTCGTCGAGCCGAAGGCGAACGCCCAGGGCTTCTTCGAGGAGCTCAGCTGGGAGAACGTCGGCAAGTACGGCGCCGACATCATCATCATGGACAACCGCTCCTCGGCCCTGCAGCCCGCCGCACTCACCTCCAAGCCGACCTGGGCCGAGCTGCCCGCGGTCAAGGCCGAACAGGTCTTCCCGCGCGTCACCGAGCCCATCTACTCGTACGACAAGTGCGCGCCGATCCTCGAGGACCTGGCCAAGGCCATCGAGACGGCGAAGAAGGTCGCCTGACCATGACGACCACCCAGCCCCGCCGGCGATTGAGGCGCAGGGCCCCGGGGCGGAGTCCCGGGGGTCGGGCTCAGGCCGAAGGCCAGGGCACCTGCGGCGAGCGGTAGAAGTCGATCCCGAGCGCCGCCATCCTCGGCCCCTGCGCCGCCAACCGCACCTTGTACGCCTCCCAGTCATGCGTGGACGCCGGCGACCACCCCAGCTCCGCAACCCCCGGCAGCCTCGGGAAGGCCATGAACTCGATGTGGTCGCTGGTGGAGATCGTCTCCGACCAGAGCGGCGCCTCGACACCCGCGACCGCGGATCCGGGCGCGCCCGGCAGATACGTCGCCGGGTCCCAGTCGTAGGAGCGCCGCACCTCCACAAAGCCGGCCCAGTCCAGGCCGAGCGGCGTGTCCTTGTTGTACTTCATATCGAGGTAGACCCGGTCGGCGGGCGACAGGATCAGCCCGGTGCCGTTCCGCGCCGCCCGCGCGACCTGCGCCTTCTCGGCGTCGCTCGTGCCGTCCAGGCCCCAGTACTGGGCGAGCGCTCCCTTCGCCGGTGTGGCGCCGGTCAGCTGATGCCAGCCGACCACGGTCTTCCCGTACTTGGCGACGATCGGCTGCACCTTGTCCATGAACGCCACATAGTCGGCGTGGCTGGTGGAGTGGGCCTCGTCGCCGCCGATGTGGAGGTATCTGCCGGGGGTGAGCGCCGCCAGCTCACGTACCACGTCGTCCACGAAGTTGTACGTCACGGGCTTGGGCACGCACAGCGAGCTGAAGCCGACGTCGGTGCCGGTGTAGAGGGGCGGCGCGATGCCGGAGCAGTTCAGCTCGGCGTACGAGGCGAGCGCCGCGTTGGTGTGTCCCGGCATGTCGATCTCGGGGACGACCTCCAGATAGCGCGAGGCGGCGTGGCCGAGGATCTCCTGGTAGTCCTTCTTGGTGTAGTGGCCGCCGTGTCCGCCGCCGACCTGGGTGGAGCCGCCGTACGTGGCGAGACGCGGCCAGGAGTCGATGGCGATCCGCCAGCCCTGGTCGTCGGAGAGATGCAGATGCAGTTTGTTGATCTTGTAGAGCGCCAGCTGGTCGATATAGCGCTTGACCTGGTCGACGGTGAAGAAGTGCCGTGAGACATCGAGCATCGCGCCTCGGTAGGCGTACCTCGGGGTGTCGGTGATGGTGCCGCCCGCGACCTTCCACGGCACCTGCTGTCTGCTGTCCTTCTCCACCGAGGCCGGCAGCAGCTGCCGCAGCGTCTGGACGGCGTGGAAGAGCCCGGCGGGCTTGTGGGCGGTGAGGGTGAGCGAGCCGCGCGTGGACTCCAGCCGGTAGCCCTCCTCACCCAGGCCCTGGTCCCGGGGGCTCAACCGCAGCTGGATGCCGCCGGGGAGGTGGTCGTCGGTGACGGGCAGGGCGTAGCCGGTGGAGGGCCGCAGGATCCGGGCGAGGTACGTGCCGATCTGCCGTGCCTCGCGGGAGTGGTCGTCGACGCGGATACGGGTCCACGGGGTGAGGGTGTACGGCGCTCCGCCCGGCTGCACGGAGGCGGGCGCGGGGACGATCCGGCCGAGCGGGCGGACGGCGGGAGCCGGTTCCGCACCCGCGGGCACGGCCCCGACGGTGGAGATCCCTGCCGCCACGACGAGCAGCAGCGAACCGAACAGACGGGGGAACGTTCTGGGCTGTCTCACAGGCTGGGTCCCTTCGACGGGCGTCGCAACTGTGGTGCTGAGCAACCGAACGGCAGTCATCATGCGTACCGCGAGCCCCAACTCCGGTCAAGGTGTGGACCACACTGCGCATCCCCCGGACCCGGCAGGAATCACCTGGGCCGGGGTCCTCGCCAACTCGCCCTGGGCGAACCCACGTACGCCCACGCCGGTGCGAGAATCCCCGCATGGCGGAAATCATCCAGAAGGACGGCACGTGGACCTTCGACGGGGACACGGTGCGCATCGTGCCCGGCAGCGACAAAGGCGTGAGCCTGCTGCGGAAGACCCTCGGTGAAGTCGCCGTACCCCTGGCGGCGCTCGCCGGGATCTCCTTCGAGCCGGGCAAGAAGTCGGGACGGCTGCGGCTGCGGCTGCGCAACGGCGCCGACCCGCTCCTTCAGATCACCGGCGGCAAGCTGGAGGACGGCTCCGACCCCTACCGGCTGACGGTGGAGAACGACCGGACCGGCGTCGCCGAGTACTTCGTCGACGCCGTGCGCAACGCCCTGCTGCTCGACCAGGTGGAGACCAGCCCTGTCACCGGCTATCTGCTGCCCGGGCCCGCTCTCCCGATCACCGTCGGCGCGGGCGACGGCACCGCCACCTTCGACGGGGAGCGGATCCGGCTGGACTGGAACTGGAAGACCGAGGAGTCCAAGTCCTCGGTCGGCCCGCGCACGCTCGCGCTCGAGGATGTGGAATCGGTGGAGTGGCTGCCCTCCGTCGGCCTGGAGAACGGCTATCTGCGCTTCGCCGTGACCAAGGCCCCGACGAAGGCCCCGCCCAAGTACGACCCGCACGCCGTGGAGCTGTGGGGCTTCCGCAAGGACCCGCTGATGGCGCTGGTCGCGGCGGCCGTGGTGGCCCGTATGCCGCATCCGTACGCCCCGGCGCCCGTCGACACTCCCCCGCGGCTCGCGCCGGGCGCACCCGCACCCGCCGCCACGCCGTCCGGCGACGATCATGACGCGCTGCTGCGCCGACTGCGTGAACTGGGTGAGCTGCATCAGGCTGGGATACTGACGGACGACGAGTTCGCGACCGCCAAACAGGCCGTTCTGAAGCGCCTCTGAGTGACATCTGCCCGGAATCGGGCAGGATTCTTGCAAACACCGTAGGTCACCCAGCAATATCTACGGGTGCTCGAACGCCGCCCATCGTCACACGACGAACTCATCGACCACCTGGTGCGCAGCACCGCGCTCCAGCGCGGTGAGGCAGCCCGGGTGGTACTCGACGTGCTGGCGTACTTCGACGAGAAGACCGAAGAATTCGTCCGCCGCCGCCACCGCGAGCTGCAGTCCGGTGGTCTGGCGAACACGGAGATCTTCGAGCGGATCGCGGCCGAACTGCCGCACCGCGCCGTGGCGCCGCCGGAGCTCTCGCTCCGCCAGCTGCGCCGCATCGTCTACGGCTGACCGGTCGGCCGGGCACACCACTGACCCATGGAGGGGAAAGACTTTATGTGCGGAATTGTCGGTTACATCGGCAAGCGTGATGTGGCACCGCTGCTGCTGGAAGGCCTGCAGCGGCTGGAGTACCGGGGTTACGACTCCGCGGGCATCGTGATCACCAGCCCCAAGACCGCCGGGCTGAAGATGGTCAAGGCCAAGGGCCGGGTCCGTGACCTGGAGGCCCGTGTCCCCAAGCGCTTCGCCGGCACCACCGGCATCGCCCACACCCGTTGGGCCACCCACGGCGCCCCGAGCGACGAGAACGCACACCCCCACCTCGACCCCGAGAACAAGGTCGCGATCGTCCACAACGGCATCATCGACAACGCCTCCGAGCTGCGCGCCAAGCTCGTCGCCGACGGCGTCGTCTTCCTCTCCGAGACGGACACCGAGGTCCTGACCCACCTCATCGCCCGCTCCCAGGCGGAGACCCTGGAGGAGAAGGTCCGCCAGTCGCTGAAGCTGGTCGAGGGCACCTACGGCGTCGCCGTGATGCACGCCGACTTCAACGACCGCATCGTCGTCGCCCGCAACGGCTCCCCGGTCGTCCTCGGCATCGGCGAGAAGGAGATGTTCGTCGCCTCCGACGTCGCCGCGCTGGTCGCCCACACCCGCCAGATCGTCACCCTCGACGACGGCGAGATGGCCACCCTCAAGGCCGACGACTTCCGCACGTACACCACCGAGGGTTCGCGCACGACGGCCACGCCGACCACCGTGGAGTGGGAGGCCGAGTCGTACGACATGGGCGGCCATGACACGTACATGCACAAGGAGATCTCCGAGCAGGCCGACGCCGTGGACCGCGTGCTGCGCGGCCGCATCGACGACCGGTTCTCCACCGTGCACCTGGGCGGCCTGAACCTGGACGCGCGTGAGGCACGCGGCGTGCGCCGGATCAAGATCCTCGGCTGCGGCACCTCGTACCACGCCGGCATGATCGGCGCCGGGCTGATCGAAGGCCTCGCCCGCATCCCCGCGGACGCCGAGCCGGCCTCCGAGTTCCGCTACCGCAACCCGGTCGTGGACCCCGACACCCTCTACATCGCGGTCTCCCAGTCGGGTGAGACGTACGACGTGCTCGCCGCCGTCCAGGAGCTCAAGCGCAAGGGCGCGCGCGTCCTCGGCGTGGTGAATGTCGTCGGCTCGGCGATCGCCCGCGAGGCCGACGGCGGTGTGTACGTCCACGCCGGTCCCGAGGTCTGCGTCGTCTCCACCAAGTGCTTCACCAACACGGTGGTCGCCTTCGCGCTGCTGGCGCTGCACCTCGGCCGCATCCGCGACCTCTCCGTGACCGACGGCAAGCGGATCATCGAGGGCCTGCGCAAGCTGCCCGAGCAGATCAGCGAGATCCTCGAGTCCGAGGCAGACATCAAGAAGCTGGCCGAGGAGTACGCGGGCGCCAAGTCGATGATGTTCATCGGCCGGGTGCGCGGCTACCCGGTGGCGCTGGAGGCCTCCCTGAAGCTCAAGGAGATCTCCTACATCCACGCCGAGGCGTACCCGGCCTCGGAGCTCAAGCACGGCCCGCTGGCGCTGATCGAGCCGGCGCTGCCGACGGTCGCGATCGTCCCGGACGACGACCTGCTGGAGAAGAACCGCGCGGCCCTGGAGGAGATCAAGGCCCGCAGCGGCAAGATCCTCGCCGTCGCGCACCGCGAGCAGGAGAAGGCCGACCACACCATCGTCGTGCCGAAGAACGAGCACGAGTTGGACCCGATCCTGATGGGCATCCCGCTCCAGCTGTTCGCGTACCACACGGCGCTGGCCATGGGCCGTGACATCGACAAGCCGCGCAACCTGGCGAAGTCCGTCACGGTCGAGTAGTAGAGCCGAGCGCCCGGGGATACGGCCCCGGGACGCAGCCGGACACAGGCGGTCCCCCCGCGCGTTGCCACCGATACGCGCGGGGGGACCGCCTTTTCGTAAGCCGGTGCAGCCCTAGAGCACCGGCTTGTGGCTGCCTCAGCCGGTGGCCGTCACTCCCCGGCCGGCAGCGCGTCCCGAGAACGTGGGCCACTTGGCGAGTGCGGCCGTCGCGCCGTACCAGGCCGCCAGACCCGCGACCGAGCCGACCCAGCCGCCCGCCTTCGCCAGCCCGTCGTTCTCCGCGAACGAGGCGATGCCGAGCAGCAGCAGCGAGACGAACAGCAGCCCGTACACGCCCTGTCCGAACATTCCGCTCCCCGCGGACGCGGCTGTCAGGGTCAGCGCGAGCAGCGCCCACAGCAGCAGGAAGAGACCTGCCGCCTCGGCGGAGACCTCGGTGCCGACGCCGGTGCCCCAGGTGAACCAGAAGGCGCCGAGGCCCGAGAACGCCGTGCCCGTACCGGCGTTGCCCGCGCGGAACTCGAGCAGGCCGACTATGAACAGTGCGACGCCGCCGACCCAGGTGGCGAGTGAGGAGGCATCAGCCGCGGCGACATTGTCGATCACACCGGTGTTGCCGACGCCGAATGCCAGCAGGGTCAGTCCGAGCGCGAGATGGCCGAGAGTCGAAGTAGAAGTAGCGCTTCCCGCAGAGACGTCGTTGTCCACGGCGGGCTCCCTTCGTGTCCTGTGCAGTTGTGCTGCTACCCAGCGACCGCTATGTACCCTTCACAAGCGCACAATCCACCTCTACGCACCAGTAGATTTCCGTTCGCGCAGAGGGATTTGACGCCGCTTCACCTGCACCGAAGCCGCGATTACGAGACAGCCACGACTGGGCGTACGCGGGATAACGTCGATCTACGGGATCGCGGAACACCGGTTACGGGACATCAGTTACGGGATATCGGTCACTGGATATCGGTTACGGAATGCGGATCACGGGATCACGATGACCGGACGCTGCGCGCGCCGCGCCAGCCGTCCCGCCACCGAACCGAAGATGCGCCCGACGATGCCGTGCGTGGAGCCGACCACGATCGCGTCGGCCGAATACTCCTTGCCGACCTCTTCGAGCTCATGGCAGATGTCGCCGCCGCGCTCGACCAGGATCCACGGCACCTCGGTGAGATAGTCCGCGCAGGCCAGCTCCAGACCGAGCACCTCGGTGCGGTGATCGGGGACGTCCACGAAGACCGGGGGCTCACAGCCCGCCCAGACGGTGGTCGGCAGCCGATTGGCGACATGCACGATGATCAGGCCCGAGCCGGATCGTCTCGCCATTCCGATGGCGTACGCGAGCGCCCGCTCACTGGAGGTCGATCCGTCGAAGCCGACGACGACTCCGTGCCGGAAGGCTGGATCGCAGGAATGACATGTCTCTTCTGCCGCTTGCAGATCCGACAGGGGGTCGGCTACCTGCTTGCGGTCCGCGGGTTCGGGGATTTCGTGACCGGCCATCGGTGTCTCGGCGAAGAAGGTCCTCTTGAGAGGGATCGTCAAGGGAGGGTGCGTCGGTTGGCATGGCGGCGGAGCTGTGTCCGGGAATCATCTTCCCAACCCCATACCCCCAAGGGTACGGCGACACTCCTCTCCTGCCCAGAGCCTGCCCGCCCATACGCGGCGTTCCAGGGAGCATGCCCGAGCCCGCCCCGGAGCGCAATGCCGCTTGGTGTATACAGCCGTCTACACCCCGCTACCGGCGCCCGCAGGCGTCTCCGGCGTCCATAGGTGCATACGGACGTCGGTCCCAGTGACCGGAAGGCTCCGCTCCTCGTTGGCACCTCGGTCACCCCGCCGCCTCCAGGGAGCTTCCGTGCCCGCACGACCGTCCGCCCCGGCCCCCGCACCCTCCCCGACCCGTCAGCACGGACGGCGCCGGGCGCCGCGCCGGGCGCCGGACGCGACCGCCGCGCCGGCCGAACACGCTTCGCGTTCCTCACACCCGTGGTCGTCCTCGTGCGAGTCGGCGAGCCAGGTGGTCCGCTGGGCGGCGTTCAGCTGTCTGCTGGTCCCTGTCGTACTGGTCGTGTACGGCACCTCCGTCGGCGGGGCAGCCGCCGCGGCCCTCGGCCTCGCCGCCGTGACCGCCGCCTGCCGGGTGCTGCTGCGCCAGTCCGAGCGCAGCGCGGCCCGCGCCCGCGCGGCCGAATCGACACCGGCCCGCCGGAAACGCGCCAGGACCGCCCCGGGGGCCCGGAGCCGTCGGCACGGGGCGGGAAGTACGCCCGGAGACTGACGGGTTCACACACTCGGACCCATACGTTTTCAGCCAACTTCGCGCCTGTAGCCTCCTCTTGGCGAAATGGCCTGCCAACCCCCTTGCCACCAGGGAAGAAAGGACCATTCGCGGCCCGCGCACCCTACGGGGACGGGCCATGCATGCGATGCACACTTCCCTGCGCGGCCCACGAGTGGAACGCTTCGTGATCGAATGCTTCGCGCCAAGTTGCCAAGTCGACATAGCGGGGCATGCCGAACTTGTCACGGCGGCGCCACGGGACGCAGTAGATTCGATCATGAGTATCTAAGGCTGGGGACTCGTGCAAAACCGAGGGGAAACGTGCAGGAGCGAGAGGCCCGAAACGAACGGGGAGACGCGAACACCGAGGGGGGCTTAGCGTCATGAGTCAGGACTCCGCCGCACCGGAGGTGGCACGTAAGCTCTCCGGGCGCCGGCGCCGGGAAGTCGTCGCAGTGCTGCTGTTCAGCGGCGGCCCCATTTTTGAAAGTTCCATCCCACTCTCGGTGTTCGGAATTGACCGTCAGGACGCCGGAGTTCCCCGTTATCGGCTGCTTGTCTGCGGTGGCGAGGAGGGCCCGCTGCGGACCACCGGCGGGCTGGAACTGACCGCGCCGTACGGCCTGGAGGCGATAGGGAGAGCAGGCACCGTCGTCGTGCCGGCCTGGCGGTCGATCACGTCACCGCCACCGGTCGAGGCGCTCGACGCCTTGCGCAGAGCGCACGAGGAGGGAGCCAGAATCGTCGGACTGTGCACTGGTGCATTCGTACTCGCCGCGGCCGGTCTGCTCGATGGCCGACCGGCGACCACGCACTGGATGTACGCGCCGACACTCGCCAAGCGGTATCCGTCCGTCCATGTGGATCCGCGCGAGCTCTTCGTCGACGACGGCGATGTGCTCACCTCCGCGGGCACGGCGGCCGGAATCGATCTCTGCCTGCACATCGTGCGTACGGATCACGGCACCGAGGCGGCCGGGGCACTGGCCCGCCGGCTGGTCGTGCCGCCGCGGCGCAGTGGCGGGCAGGAGCGCTATCTGGACAGGTCTTTACCAGAGGAAATCGGGTCGGACCCGCTGGCTGAGGTCGTTTCGTGGGCACTGGAGCATCTCCATGAACAGTTCGACGTGGAGACTCTTGCCGCGCGGGCGTACATGAGCCGACGGACGTTCGACCGGCGATTCCGCTCGCTCACCGGCAGCGCGCCGCTGCAATGGCTGATCACCCAGCGGGTGCTGCAGGCCCAGCGGCTGCTCGAGACCTCCGACTACTCGGTCGACGAGGTCGCGGGCCGCTGCGGCTTCCGCTCCCCGGTGGCCCTGCGTGGCCATTTCCGGCGCCAGCTGGGCTCATCCCCGGCCGCGTACCGGGCCGCCTACCGGGTGCGCCGTCCGCAGAGCGAGTCCGCCCCGGCCCCGGTGGTGGAGCCGGTCCTGCCGGCGCAGGCCTCGCCGCAGGCCAGACGTGCGGCCGCGGCGACGGGACCGTCCGGTCCTGCCGCCGTCTCGGCCGCGCCGCCGGAGCTCAGCAAGACCAGTTCCGAGGCGTACGCGACAGGTCACGGCCGTCCGAGCCTGCCCGGCCAGCGGAGTGCGCCATAAGGTAGGACGCATGAACGATCGCATGGTGTGGATCGACTGCGAGATGACCGGGCTCTCGTTGACGGAAGACGCACTCATCGAGGTGGCCGCACTGGTCACCGACTCGGAACTGAACGTGCTCGGTGAAGGGGTGGACATTGTGATCCGCCCGCCGGACGCTGCGCTGGAGACGATGCCCGAGGTGGTGCGGCAGATGCACACCGCCTCGGGCCTCCTCGAGGAGCTCGCGGGCGGTACCACGCTCGCGGACGCCGAGGCGCAGGTCCTGGCGTACGTACGCGAGCACGTCAAGGAGCCCGGCAAGGCCCCGCTGTGCGGAAACTC
This window contains:
- a CDS encoding beta-N-acetylhexosaminidase; translation: MTAVRLLSTTVATPVEGTQPVRQPRTFPRLFGSLLLVVAAGISTVGAVPAGAEPAPAVRPLGRIVPAPASVQPGGAPYTLTPWTRIRVDDHSREARQIGTYLARILRPSTGYALPVTDDHLPGGIQLRLSPRDQGLGEEGYRLESTRGSLTLTAHKPAGLFHAVQTLRQLLPASVEKDSRQQVPWKVAGGTITDTPRYAYRGAMLDVSRHFFTVDQVKRYIDQLALYKINKLHLHLSDDQGWRIAIDSWPRLATYGGSTQVGGGHGGHYTKKDYQEILGHAASRYLEVVPEIDMPGHTNAALASYAELNCSGIAPPLYTGTDVGFSSLCVPKPVTYNFVDDVVRELAALTPGRYLHIGGDEAHSTSHADYVAFMDKVQPIVAKYGKTVVGWHQLTGATPAKGALAQYWGLDGTSDAEKAQVARAARNGTGLILSPADRVYLDMKYNKDTPLGLDWAGFVEVRRSYDWDPATYLPGAPGSAVAGVEAPLWSETISTSDHIEFMAFPRLPGVAELGWSPASTHDWEAYKVRLAAQGPRMAALGIDFYRSPQVPWPSA
- a CDS encoding acetate uptake transporter; this encodes MDNDVSAGSATSTSTLGHLALGLTLLAFGVGNTGVIDNVAAADASSLATWVGGVALFIVGLLEFRAGNAGTGTAFSGLGAFWFTWGTGVGTEVSAEAAGLFLLLWALLALTLTAASAGSGMFGQGVYGLLFVSLLLLGIASFAENDGLAKAGGWVGSVAGLAAWYGATAALAKWPTFSGRAAGRGVTATG
- the glmS gene encoding glutamine--fructose-6-phosphate transaminase (isomerizing), whose translation is MCGIVGYIGKRDVAPLLLEGLQRLEYRGYDSAGIVITSPKTAGLKMVKAKGRVRDLEARVPKRFAGTTGIAHTRWATHGAPSDENAHPHLDPENKVAIVHNGIIDNASELRAKLVADGVVFLSETDTEVLTHLIARSQAETLEEKVRQSLKLVEGTYGVAVMHADFNDRIVVARNGSPVVLGIGEKEMFVASDVAALVAHTRQIVTLDDGEMATLKADDFRTYTTEGSRTTATPTTVEWEAESYDMGGHDTYMHKEISEQADAVDRVLRGRIDDRFSTVHLGGLNLDAREARGVRRIKILGCGTSYHAGMIGAGLIEGLARIPADAEPASEFRYRNPVVDPDTLYIAVSQSGETYDVLAAVQELKRKGARVLGVVNVVGSAIAREADGGVYVHAGPEVCVVSTKCFTNTVVAFALLALHLGRIRDLSVTDGKRIIEGLRKLPEQISEILESEADIKKLAEEYAGAKSMMFIGRVRGYPVALEASLKLKEISYIHAEAYPASELKHGPLALIEPALPTVAIVPDDDLLEKNRAALEEIKARSGKILAVAHREQEKADHTIVVPKNEHELDPILMGIPLQLFAYHTALAMGRDIDKPRNLAKSVTVE
- a CDS encoding DUF4429 domain-containing protein; the protein is MAEIIQKDGTWTFDGDTVRIVPGSDKGVSLLRKTLGEVAVPLAALAGISFEPGKKSGRLRLRLRNGADPLLQITGGKLEDGSDPYRLTVENDRTGVAEYFVDAVRNALLLDQVETSPVTGYLLPGPALPITVGAGDGTATFDGERIRLDWNWKTEESKSSVGPRTLALEDVESVEWLPSVGLENGYLRFAVTKAPTKAPPKYDPHAVELWGFRKDPLMALVAAAVVARMPHPYAPAPVDTPPRLAPGAPAPAATPSGDDHDALLRRLRELGELHQAGILTDDEFATAKQAVLKRL
- a CDS encoding universal stress protein, translating into MAGHEIPEPADRKQVADPLSDLQAAEETCHSCDPAFRHGVVVGFDGSTSSERALAYAIGMARRSGSGLIIVHVANRLPTTVWAGCEPPVFVDVPDHRTEVLGLELACADYLTEVPWILVERGGDICHELEEVGKEYSADAIVVGSTHGIVGRIFGSVAGRLARRAQRPVIVIP